The following is a genomic window from Litorimonas taeanensis.
GGGCGTTGTTACCGTTCCGCCTGCATAGCCCACAGAGGTCACGTGAACGCCGTCAAGCTTCCAAAGTATTCTTTCGGCGCCCCAGAAGCAGCCCATACCCAGCAATACTTGCTCAAATCCCTCTGGCGTTTCCCCAAACATGGATTGACCATTCACGTGATGTTTATCAATTGTTGCGAGCATATTAATCTCCTATTTTGGAAGTGGGTCAAACTTTCCAGCGACAATCAACTCTAAGCGATCCGCCAAAATATCTGCCATCTCTTCGGCTTTGTCTTGAGTATCGATATGGTCTTGGCGTATCTCGATTGCAAGGTGACGGAGTGCGCGCGGGGCCACATGTTCATCAACTGTATAATTTAAGTCATAAGCAGAATAAGGCAGATTCATTCCAATTGTGAAGTTTCGACCAAGCCGCATAAAGCTTTCTCGTAAAAGTTCGGCGCTTTCCTCATCATGACGAATTAACAATCCAATATCTGTCATGCGAAACTCGCCCTCTCGCGGCTGTGGCGTAAAGCTGTGAATAGACAAAACGAAAGGCTGATTTAGACTATCCAAAGTCTCTCCAAGTTGACGGTGATATGGGGCATAAAACCGTTTCAATCTCGATTGCCGCTCTTTCGCCGATATGTTTTGATTGCCAGGCACCCATGTTCCGTCGCTTATCTCTGGAATAAGCCCCGAGGCTTTGGGATCACGATTTAAATCTATCACAAGGCGCGAAATGGCCGCCAGCTGCCCGGGGCATTTAAAATGCGCACAGAGGCGGCGAATTATCGTTTCTGTTCCGATGTCCCATGCAATATGACGGGTGAGCTCATCCCCGGATAAACCCAAATCATCGTATTCGGGCGGTATAAAATTTGACGCATGGTCACCGAATATAAAAACGTCATCACAACCCGTTGCGGGAATAAGGTGAAAAGCATCTGTCATAACGCTTAATTGCCCTAGATAAGCCTATTGTGCCAGTAAAGTTTCAGTGCTAATGCGCCGCTTTCCAAGGTTATAGACACTTCAGAGGTGAGGTGGCCGAGTGGTTTAAGGCGCACGCTTGGAAAGCGTGTTTAGGTTTGTAGCCTAACGTGGGTTCGAATCCCATCCTCACCTCCAGTGGTTCAAACAAAACCACACCTCTTCAGAATTCGAGACCCAGTAAATATATCTGTTGAGCGGTCTATATGAACGTCTCTATTCGGCCTATTTCTTGAGAAAGGGAACCTTCTCAAGCGACGAGGCGCTCATGGGCTTTGTGAAATAATCGATGACAGATTTATGCGCTCTTGACTTTGCTTTATCTTCGTCCTGATCAGAAGATGTGAGCATTATCACAACCGCCGAACGGTTTTCCCACGTTTCATATTCGGCTAAAAACTCATGCCCATTCATACGCGGCATATTGATGTCTAGAAAAATAACATGTGGCTGTTCGGGCAGCTCCATTAAAAGGTCTAGCGCCTCTTGGCCATCATACGCCTGTAAAATATTGATACTTGAGTCAAACTCTTCAATCGCATCTTTGGCTAAATATTGATCGGGCTCACTATCATCGACAATCATAACAGTACGCATATCTATCCCTTTTACATTTGAGAGGGCCCTGATGTTCTATGGGGCCTAACATTTGATTATAATGATAAAGGTATTACCACTTTGAAGATAGAGCCAATTCCAGGGTCTTCATAAGAAATGTCTCCCCCTAATATCGTAACGCTCTTTTTCATCATATATAGTCCGAGGCCAGAGCCAAAAGATGTGCGGGGATGGAACCGTTTGAACATTTGGAACAGGTTCTTTTGTTGATTTTTGGGAACCCCTAATCCATTATCTTTAACGGATAAAACAAAGTTATTTCGTTCCCTATATGTCGATATTTCTACTATGGCATTTTCATTAGACAGGTCTTGATATTTAACGGCGTTCGATATCAAATTCTCTATGATGAGAACCACCCGACTTTTCTTTGCGTAAAGCGTATCAGAAAATTCAAGGTTTTGTTTGATTTTTAAACGGTCAAAATTATCCATATATTTCAACTTATCGAGTGTCTCCATCACGACAGCTTCAACATCTATGGCTTGCTTATCCTCTTTCTCATTTTTTGTTTGAGTCAGCACGAGAATATCTTTGACCAGTTCCTCTAACTTTTTAAGGGACTTTTGAGTGTGAGATAAACTTGCCAGAGCCTTTGTTTTATTATCAGCGTGAATAGCCTTCTCAGCAATGCCTAATAAGCTGATTGAGGAAACAAGAGGTGACCGCAAGTCATGCGACGTCCGATAGGCAAATTCCTCTAATTCAGCATTCGCCTGTTTAATCTCTGCTTCCGCTTTTTTGCGCTTACCAACATCACGGAATACAACCACGGCCCCAGCAAGTTGATTGTTTTTATCACGTATCGGTCTGCTGGTATATTCCACAGGTATAGCTGTACCGTTCTTATGCCAAAACACTTCGCTGTCATCGGAATAGGTCTTCCCGTCTCTTATTGTAGAAAGAAAGTTACCATCTTTTTCATCAAAGGGCGTACCATCGGCATAGCTATGCTGGATTAAATCGTGTTGAGATTTATTCAACATCTCTTCCAAACTGTACCCTAAGAGGTTCTGGGCGGCTTTGTTTGCAAAGGTTGTATGCCCTTCTAGATCAAGTCCATATATACCCTCCCCTGCACTATCGAAAACGAGTTGCAAGCGTTTTTCGCTCTCAACTAATTTGTCAGTTTGCCTTTCGACTTCGCGGGCAATGATTTCCTTACTGCGAAGCAAACGCATCAAGGTATAGTACAAAAGCATGGAACATAACGCCCCAAATATAAGAACGAAAACAGACAACTTTTGGCTATAGGGCGGAGTCAATTCATGCGTACCATGCCAGTAAACAGTCCATTGCCGCCCTGCGAGTTTAAGCATCGTTTGTGTTTGATAGAGGCTATCGGAAGTTGAATCTGTGACTGAACTATAAATAAGTCCATCTTCAGATATCTCATTGCCGTCATACACACGAAAACTGATTTGATTTCTATTGACATCGGCAAGCCCCTTCATGAAATCGGATGCAATAAAAGGCGCATATACCCAGCCGGTAAAATGCTCCCGTCGCGCATCAATCGTATCGGGCACAAATTTTGTCTCATATACTGGGACCAACAGTAAAAACCCTGGCGTTTTCTGGCCATCCTGTACGAGGATGATTTTCTCCGTCAGTGATGGAACACCAAAGTCTCGCGCCTTTTCAGCCGCCGCGCGCCTATTCTTTTCAAACCCTATATCCAGCCCAATCGCTTTTTCGTTAAAGGCCTCTGGCTCAATATAGGTAATTATAAACTTATCAGGATTTGATGTTTTTGGATGGTTGATAAAAGTGGGTGCTGCATCAAGGCGAGCCTTCTCGATAAAGACAGGCAAGTCTTCAACTTGGACAGAGTTAATAAAACCGATTCCCGCGATTCCCGGCAATGTCTCTTCTATATTTAAGGCTTTAACATAAGCGCGCCAATCAAGCCTTTCTACACGGGTTGACGCGTACATCACACCAACACCGCCTAAGAGAGTATGTTGATAAAGACTGAAGCGCTCGTAAACTGCATCATGGGTATCAGAAACTAAACGTTCAAAATATTCCGTATTACTAACGGCCGTTGCTTCTTTTATCCCATAACTTGATAACAGAGTTAGTATCATCACAATGGCTGACAAAGTGGCGGGCACCACGCGCCATAAATCAAGTTTTTTGACGTTTTCCTCAACAAAGGCCAAGGATATTATACCAATTCCTAAAACGACAAAACATGAGGCCGTGTGAATCGCCATGCGCGTAAGACTGCCCCACCCATAGACGCCTTCAACATTTGTCAGATATCCAATCAGCGCCAAAATTGATAAGACAATTATAGAGCTACCTAAGCTTATTTGAATTTTTTGGTTTCTGGGGCCAATAGATAACACCAATCCGACAACGGTAAAACAAAGCGCTGTATTGGGCGCCATTCGCCCAGGGTGAGAGGTCTTCACCATGATGTACGCGTCCATGAATAGCTCATCAAGGCCGACATTGAGACCAAATATATATTGTAGAAGTGTAATACCCCCGAGCAATATACACCCTATCCCACAAAGAACCGTCAGCTTTGAATACTCGCGCGTAAGTGCAAAGAGGCCTAACCCAGCCAAGAGAAACCCTAAAGCTGTGTTATATTGCATGGGAGCAAAATGAGGCAAAACTTGTATCAACGCCTCATTCGCTGTGTACCAGCCAAACAAGACTAAGAGACCAAAAAACGCCGAAACTGCGCCGCATAGCCGTGGGAAAACTCTTAAATTATTAACGATAGTTAGCATCAAGGCTGCTCTATCAGTCAGGCATTAAGAAATTCTGATACCCTTTAAAATCACAATGTTCAGTGATATGATTTGAAGCTTAACAGTTCAAAGCTCTCGCGTCATCTCAGCTATCTGCTGACTCCCCCATTGCCATTTCGCTTACATTCCCTTAATCCCACGCGATGCCGAATATTCGGTACGGGGATAGAAAGAAGACAACTATGACAGTGCATTTCCACAAAGGCGATTTACCCGACAATTTAGACCTCGGGACCTCCATTGCAGTTGATACGGAAACACAAGGTTTGTCTCTTGTACGTGATAAGCTCTGCCTTGTTCAGCTCTCGGCTGGTGATGGTGATGCCCATATCGTGCAGATGGACAGAAATACCTATGACGCGCCTAATTTAAAAGCGTTATTGTCTAACCCCAAGGTTGAAACAATTTACCATTTTGCGCGCTTTGATGTCGCTATTATCAAGCGTGATTTGGGCGTGGATCTTGGGCCAATATTTTGCACCAAAATTGCCTCTGGTCTTGTCCGCACCTATACAGATCGCCACGGCCTGAAAGATATATGTAAAGAGCTTTTGGGCGTTGATATCTCTAAGCAACAGCAAAGCTCTGATTGGGCATCAGATGAACTTTCAGAAGCTCAATTAAACTATGCCGCTTCTGATGTTTTATATCTCCACCAACTTAAAACTATTTTGACTGCCCGTCTATTACGAGAAAGCCGCTATGATATGGCCAAGGCTTGCTTTGAGTTCTTACCAACGCGTGCAGCGCTAGACCTAGGTGGTTGGCCTGATGTTGATATTTTTTCTCACCGCATGCGTCGCCCTGATTAGATAACCGTTATAGGATGCGGGGCTCGCACGCGAAATCCTACCTTAACAAGTCTTCATCAGACAGAATTGGCGCTACACTTTGCGCGCTGACTACCCTATAGATTTAGCCATGGACGTAACCTCAACATCATCACCCAATGGCGTGCGTAATTTGCCCGTGCGTGATCATGGAGCAAGCGAGGCTTTAGGCCTGTGGGAACCCAAGCGTTCTTTGACATTAGAGGCAGCCCGCCGGCACACCCAACGCATCCAAATTTTGCGAAAAATTCTTATCGCCATGGCAACAGCCTTGGTCATTGTATTGGGATTGCAATTTATGGGCAAAGGCACCAGCACCTTTGACAACCCTAACCCAACAGAATCCGTAAAGATGGTAAACCCTCGCTATAGCGGACGAACAGCCGATGGATTACCTTTCTACCTGACGGCCGATACAGCCACACGAACAATGGCCAAAAGAGACGAAGTCGCGCTTATAAACCCAGTCTTGGAATTTGTCCGTCTGGACGGTGCAGCCTCTTCTTTTGTTCTCGCCAATAATGGTACTTATAATGATGTAACCAAGGTTCTCGACCTTAATGACTCTGTAAATTTAGAAACCGATGATGGCTATATCTGCCAAACGACGTTTTCGCGTATATTTGCGCGTGAAAAGCGCATTGAAGGTTCAGAGCCAATTCAATGCACGGGAACTTTTGGCGTCGTCAATGGCCAAGCTTATGAAATTAATAAAAACTACACTGAGTTTATTTTTAAAGACGGCATGAGCGCGCAAATCAAACAAGATCCAGCACAAAAACCTGCGGCTGACGCTAGCAACCCAGAGGCCTCAAACCAATTTGCCTTTAGCGGCGATGGTCTTGTCTATGTAGATGCAGACCGCGGTATATATGAAGGCGGAACGACCAAGCTGTTTGCGCGTGAAGGAGAAACCGTAACAGTGAAGCAAGGTGCGGCCACAATTAACGCGCAAGAAATAACAATTCTACGGCGCGAAGCGACGTCACAAGCTGATGGTTCATTGCGTCTCGGAGAGGTCAATAAAATCATCGCCCAAAAAGATTTCCGCTATCAAAACCCACAGAATGACGCTCGGGGTGATCAGGGTGTTTACGAACGCGATAAAAGCCTTATCACCGTTACGGGAAATGTCCGCGTCATGCAGCCGAGTGGGAATATGGTCAAAACAGATCGTCTGACCTATAACACTATCACAGAAACGGCGCGGTTTTCAGGTAATTGCCAAGGCCGCGATTGTGGTTCAAATGGCAGAAGCCGTACAACAATTGGCGGGAATTAGGTCTGCTGATGCAGGTAATAGGAACAGGAATGACTATGCGTATTTTATCAGCTCTGCCCGTTTTCTCTCTCTTAGGGATGATAGGTTTTGCATCACCTACCTTTGCACAGTTTTCAAATACTTCCAACGCGCCGATTACCATTGACGCCGATGATAGTCGCCTTGAAAGTGGTTCTGCCGTTTTTTCTGGCCAAGTCGATGCTCGCCAAGGCGATGTGCGAATCTTAACAGATGAAATGACTATCACAGGTCGGAAAGGCGGCGGGGTGAATGCTGCTGTAAGTGACATTGACACCATCGTGGCTGTTGGAAATTTTTATTACATTACGCCGACCCAAGAGGTCCGAGGTCAACGCGGAATTTATCGTCAAGCCAGCAATGATTTTACCGTCACTGGAAATGTCGTTCTCTTGCAAAATGATAGTGTCGTCACAGGCGACACACTCATTTACAATCTCGAAACCGAAGAAGCACGGATGGTCAGCAATTGTAAAGGTCGCAAATGCGGCCTAAGCCAACGTGTTCGGGTTCTTATTCAAAACACTGACCAAAACGGAACCAAGGGTTAGCCCGTTTCCAATTCATCCCAAAGGGCGAAGCATCAGGCTTATACGTAAAGAAATTTAATGGCTGAAACAAAAACAACATCCGCAGGACAAGTCATTACGCCGCCCGCCAAAGGGTTGGCTGCCAATCATATTGGTAAAGCCTATCGAGGCCGTGTTGTGGTAAAAGATATCACGCTAACGGTTCAGCGTGGAGAAGTCGTTGCCTTAATGGGGCCTAACGGCGCAGGTAAGACAACCAGTTTTTACATGATTATGGGCTTGATCGAAGCTGATCGCGGCATGATCACTTTGGATGGTCAAGACATCACGGCTTTACCTATGTACCAACGGGCCCGTTTGGGCGTTGGCTATCTCCCGCAAGAGCAAAGCATCTTCCGCGGCCTTACTGTCGAAGAAAATATCCGAGCCGTCGTACAGTTAACGGAAAAAGACAGATCCAAATGGAGCGATAATGTAGATGCGCTTTTGGACGAACTCAATATTGGTCATATCAAACACAGCCCTGCTCTTGCGCTCTCAGGCGGAGAACGGCGCCGAGTTGAAATCGCGCGGGCCCTTGCCTCTCGTCCTAGCTTCATGCTTTTGGATGAGCCCTTTACGGGTATTGATCCAATCGCCATCGCGGATATTTCTGAACTTGTTCTCTATCTCAAAAAACGGGGCATCGGCATTTTGATTACGGATCACCGCGTAAGAGAAACCCTCGATATCGTTGACCGCGCCTCTATTTTGTTCCAAGGCGAAGCCTTATTCGAGGGAACACCAGACGAAATCCGAGCTAACAAAGATGTACGGCGCGTTTATCTTGGCGAAAAATACGCCTAGTTCAAAACTAAATATTCTAACTCGCGGCTAAATGCTTCACCATCATATTGGCAGATCCTATGATTATGCAAAGCAGTGAAAGGCCACTCTTCTTTCAACATTTTCTTTGGATTATCGGACAGCCTGAGACGTGGCTAACCTTACTAATATGGGCTGTCTTAATTTTCGGCGTTGCAAAAGGTATCAGGCGCTTGTGGAAGACTGGCCGAAAGAAGTGGTCGGTATTTTTATTTATAATCGCTGTGACACTTCTCTCTTATTATATTTGGTTATCGGTAAATGCCGTAAGCTTTTATGCAGAAGGTCGGGTCTCAGAGCTAAAAGCTCTACGAAATGGCAAACGTATTGTTATCGGCCTTTTAGGCCTTTCCCTTTTTTGGTTAATTTTTGACCGACACATTTCAAAACTTTTGAAATCGTAATCCCTATCCCATCAGGATATTGTGAACATCTTTTGTTAGCTCCAATGACCGCAGTCTTGCCGTTTGATCATAAAAGTTTTTCGCGATGATAATTTCATCGAGCTGTAATTCATCTAAGAAATAGGACAATCGTTTAGCAATTGTCTCAACGGTTCCAACTGCGCTAACCTGCAACATCGCCTGTAACTGCGGCGCAATATGCGCTGGGACTTCGAAGTCTTCAACAGGGGCCCGGGTCAAGCCTCGATTATTCGTCAAAATCCCTGTAAATGCCTGCACTAAAGTCGAAAATTGGAATTTTGCCTCTTCTTCGGAATCTGCTGCAAAAACATTACAGGCCATCATGAAATAAGGCTTCGTTAAATGTGCTGAAGGCTTGAACTCACGGCGGTATATTTCTGCGGCTTGGAATAAATGAGTTGGTGCAAAATGCGAGGCAAAAGCATAGGGCAAGCCAAGCTTCGCCGCGAGTTGCGCGCCATATAGGCTAGACCCTAATATCCATACAGGCACTTCTGTGCCCTCTCCTGGAATAGCCCGTACCGACACCGTCTTTGTTTCATCTGGTTTAGCTAAATAGCCAATCAACTCTTCTACATCAGAAGGGTATTGCCGCCCCGCCCGTTCATAATCTTTGCGCATAGCCCGTATCACGCCCATATCCCCGCCTGGGGCACGGCCCACCCCCAAATCAATTCGGCCGGGGTGCAACGTGGCCAAAGTCCCGAACTGCTCTGCGATTAAAAGCGGCGCATGGTTAGGTAGCATTATACCCCCAGCGCCAAGGCGTATAGATTTCGTATGCGCCGCTATATGAGCGATTAAAACAGAAGTCGCGGAACTCGCTACACTCGCAATGTTATGGTGTTCGGCATACCAAACGCGCTTAAAATTTAAGGCCTCGGCTTTTTGAGCTAGCGCTACACTGCCTTCAAAACTTTTTGCAATTGAACCCCCATCTGTAACTTGAGCCAAATCTAGAATAGAAAAGGGAACCGTCATCTGCATAATCCTTTAGCAATCAGGCAATAGACGTATGGCTCATTACACAGAAATCAAGGCGCCCTATTGCATTCACGGCAGTTCACAAATGCACTCTTCATCAAGTAACCCTGAAAAACCCCTTTAAACCTTTATGCTACATGTAATTTCAACTGTTTTGATGTCGTAAAAATGTCATAATAAAAATAAATCCGACACAAAAATAAAAGGATGCAGGGGTGGACACACATATTTTGAAATCTCAAAGTCTTTCCAAACGTGGAAAACGGCGAATTCGGCGTAATACTCTGCAAGCTTTTCTTGAGGCCTGCAAAGTACAGGGTTCAAAGAAGAAAATCCTTACGGATGGTGACGGACGTGAGTTTAGCTATGGCGAGCTGCGCCAAGCCATTTTTGCGCTCTCCTCACCGTTAAAGAAAAAAACTCACGGCCATAAAAATATAGGGATATTATTACCCACAGGAGCAGGCGCCGTTATCGCGCTCTTATCTATACATGCTGCGGGCAGAACGCCCGCAATGTTAAACTTTACCTCAGGTATAAAGAACCTCAAAGCCGCTATAGCCACTGCGCCTTTGAAAACCATTGTCACAGCGCGTAAATTCATTGAAATTGCAGGACTCTCGGCATTGATTGAAGAGTTATCTAAAGCCGTCAATATTGTTTACCTTGAGGACCTGCGCGAAGAAATAGGGTTACAAGGTAAGTTGCGTGCCATTCTGGGGCCCATATCTCCGCAACTTTTTGTTCCTCACCAGAGCCCAGATGATACAGGCGTCATATTGTTTACCTCTGGTACAGAAGGAAACCCTAAAGGCGTTGTGCTGACCCACAGTAATATTCTCGCTAATATTGAACAAATAGAGGAACATGTAGAATTAGAAAAAACAGATAAGTTCTTTAACCCTCTACCGACATTCCATTGTTATGGCCTGACCGCAGGAACCTTGTGGCCAATTTTTAGCGGTTATCCTGTTGTCCTCCACCCCTCACCTCTGCAAACTAAAACTATTGCGAAGCGTATTTTTAAAACGCGATCGACCGTTCTTTTTGCTACAGACACATTCCTGCAGCAATATATGCGAGCGAGCGCCGATGGCGGAATGAACTCGTTACGCATTGCTGTTTGCGGCGCTGAACGCGTCCGTGAGGAGACCCGAAAAACGGCCGAACAAAGGTTTTCCTTTGAGGTCTTAGAAGGATATGGCGTCACTGAATGCGCGCCCGTGCTCGCGGCAAATCAACCCGGAGACATTCGAGCAGGAACTATTGGAAAAATGTTACCCGGCATTGAGACACGCTTAGAGCCTGTCGAAGGTCTAGAAGATGCGGGTTGCCTTTGGGTTAGGGGCCCTAACATAATGAAGGGTTATATTTCTGCAGATAATCCCGGGAAACTCGTGCCCTTAAAAGACGGTTGGCATAATACAGGGGATGTCGTTTCCATTGATGAAGAAGGCTATTATGTCATTCGAGGGCGTATAAAACGCTTTGCGAAAATTGGCGGAGAAATGGTTTCACTGACAGTCGTTGAAAATTGTGCTTCCGCTGTTTGGCCAGACAATAATCATGCTGCCGCCATAATTCCCGATTCACGTAAAGGCGAGCAAATCGTATTGGTTACTGATCACCCCGAGCCTAAGCGTCATGAGCTCATGACATGGGCAAAAACTCACGGCGTTCCAGAGATATCAGTCCCTAAAAAAGTTATCTCTGTTGAAGCCCTTCCTGTTTTAGGCACGGGCAAATTGGATTATCTTTCCGTGACTAACATTGCAAAAGAGTTCGCTGCTATTTCATAGCGCTACGGCTCGACAACCACGTTCTCGCATAGCCTATTCTCACAACGGCATACAAAAATGCGCTCATAAAAAAACCCGCCCTTTATGAAGGCGGGTTTTCGTAAAATGTAATTCAGTTGAATTATTTTTTAGCAAGAAGATCGCGAATTTCAGCCAAAAGAACTTCGTTTGCTGGCGGCGCTGCTGGAGCGGCTTCTTCTTTAACCATGGCTTTGTTCATACCTTTAATGATGAGGAACATAACAAAAGCGACAATAATGAAAGAGATAAGTGACGTTAGAAATTGGCCGAAGTTAATCACCCAACCTGCGTCTGCGACAGTACCATCAGCCGCCAGCGTTGGAGCTTCAAGAACCCATTTCCAAGTCGATAGATCAATACCGCCCATAATAGGCTGAATAGCTGGCATGAATACGCCATCAATGAAGTCTTTTACAACTGTTGCAAAGGCAGAGCCCATAACAAAGCCAACAGCCATATCGACTAAATTGCCCTTCATAGCGAAGGCTTTAAATTCTGAAATCATTCCCATGATATCCCCCAAAAAAGAAAAAATGACGAAAATCGTCTAAAATACATAGTGCATAAGCACCGTGAAGCGTCAATATATATATAGTTAATGAACCTAGTCTAAACAGGCACTTAGGGCTTAGAGTTATCTATTTTTTCCCGTAGGTCTTTCCCTGTTCGGAAGAAAGGCACGTGTTTTTCAGGTACGAAAACATTGGTACCTGTCCGTGGGTTTCGGCCTGACCTCGCCTTGCGGTGGCGAACAGAAAATGCCCCAAATCCACGAAGCTCTACACGAGCGCCTCGCTCTAATGTCTGCGTAATTGATTCCAGAACAACGGCCACAACACGTTCCATATCCCTTCGCGTCAGATGTTCATTGTCATCGTGAAGTTTGTCAATGAGTTCAGATCTAAGCATAGGGACTTATAACCTTTTTTTCCTAGTAGGCGTCAAGCGCTTTCATTCTAAATATAAAAAAAGCCCTCCTGGTGGAGGGCTATCAAACTTATAATCGGTTCAAGATTAGTAGCTATACCGAGCTGTTAAACCGAATGTTCTCGGCTGATTTGTTCTGAAACCAAGCCGCGCACGACCGCCGCGTTCGCGATCGAATGAAAGGTTCGCATTTTCATCGAAAATATTGGTCACATAGAGTTGCAGATCAAAACTATCGAATTCCAAACCTGTCGTTACATTCGCAATCGTGTATTTATCTAAGCTTAAGTCGACTGTGTTGACTTCCGCCCCTGTAGCGCCGCCAAAGGGCAAGCCAGATACGAATGTTCCCGCTCCAGCCTCTTGGTCACTGGGCTGTGTGAAGCGATTATCTACATTTTGCATTGATAGCGTTAGATAGCCGCCCTCATTCCCTGTGAAAGGGTTGTCAAAGAAACGCGTAACATTGGCAGAAAGCTGGAACTGAGGCACGGATGGCAAGCGATTTCCATCGCGAAGCCCAGCCAACACAGTGCCTGTACCGTCCGCAACTGTTGAATCGAATTCAGCTTCAATAAAGCTACCAGATAAACCAAATTCCCAGTCATCACCGGCAGGGGCGTTAAATTCAAATTCAACCCCTGCTGTATGTGCATCCGGAACGTTAAACACGACACGTGAAGAACATGAACCGGCATCCAAAGTGGCTTGTAGGTTAGAAATGTCTGTATAGAAGGCGGCTGCGTTAAATGTCAGGCCATTTTTACGAATTTTTACACCTGTTTCATAATTCCAGAGTGTCTCATCATCATATGACTGGAAGCCCCCAAAAATGGCAGCATCTTCTGTTGAACATAAAGCCGTATTCAATGGGTCGTTAACGCCGCCTAATCGGAAACCTTGAGACACTTGAGCGTTCAAAGTCACAGCTTCTGATGCGTCATAGCTAACAAGAAAACGCGGCGTGAATCCGCTTGAAGATGTCTCATCCGTTTGCAAGGGGCCACCTGCCGCAAAAAGTCCGCCCGTTTTAATGTCGCGCGTCTCGTTAAAGTCATAATAACGGCCACCCGCAGTCAAGGTAAGTTTTTCACTGAGATCAAAGCTAGCTTCACCAAAAATCGCGATTTGTTCTAGCTCATATGGTAAATCTGAATTGAACGGAGAATCAGCTGGGAAACCATTAGCAACAGCATCCGCTGTGCCGGCTCCGAGTGCCGCATCTGTGGCGGCATCATAACCTGGCGTGGGCAAGCGTTGTGTGTAAACGCGATCTGTCTTTGCATAAAACCCACCGATGAGCCATTGAAGAGGACCCTCAGCTGTAGAAGACAAACGCAGCTCTTGTGTAAATTGCTCAACTTCTGTTCGGTCACGCAAATTCGAAGGCAATAATACGGCGTCATCCGCAAAGCCTAAGTCTATAGATACAGACCCAGACAAGGCGCTCGCATCGCGGCTGACAAGAATATCTCTGTCAGTATAAGTAGTAACTGACGTTAAATCCACGGCGCCCAATCCTATATTGGCCGTGAGGTCTGCTATCAATGTTTCATCAGAGAAGGATTCATCAAGCAATAAATATTGCTGACGCTCTTCGAGCTGAATAGCTGGGCGTGTTGTAGTATAGGGGTTGGCGAAAAGGTTGAACTGTTCCTGACGGTTAAAACCATCCGCTTCAATTTCCTGATACACTATGCGCGGGGTAATCGAAACATTGTCCGACGGTTCAAAGGTTAAAGCGACACGGCCACCAATACGTGACCCGCTATTCACATCTTTATCCAGACTTCCGCCTTCGCCAAGTGCATCAATAAATCCAGCATATTCTGTCCAGTAACCCACAGCTCTTAGCGCGGCCTTACCATCGGCAAACGGTATGTTGTACATACCT
Proteins encoded in this region:
- a CDS encoding TonB-dependent receptor produces the protein MKLSSYRAILSSGAACAALLASSQAFAQVTDEIIVTATKRASTIQDVPFSINAISQEDIQRTGATNLEDVSRNVAGLTIQNLGPGQSQVAIRGVSAGQIVRDQPGVKEQVGVYLDESVISLSLFTPDLDLFDLNRVETLRGPQGTLFGSGSVGGTLRFITNQPNLDETEAMLEANVNTVTDGSEGGHLKGMYNIPFADGKAALRAVGYWTEYAGFIDALGEGGSLDKDVNSGSRIGGRVALTFEPSDNVSITPRIVYQEIEADGFNRQEQFNLFANPYTTTRPAIQLEERQQYLLLDESFSDETLIADLTANIGLGAVDLTSVTTYTDRDILVSRDASALSGSVSIDLGFADDAVLLPSNLRDRTEVEQFTQELRLSSTAEGPLQWLIGGFYAKTDRVYTQRLPTPGYDAATDAALGAGTADAVANGFPADSPFNSDLPYELEQIAIFGEASFDLSEKLTLTAGGRYYDFNETRDIKTGGLFAAGGPLQTDETSSSGFTPRFLVSYDASEAVTLNAQVSQGFRLGGVNDPLNTALCSTEDAAIFGGFQSYDDETLWNYETGVKIRKNGLTFNAAAFYTDISNLQATLDAGSCSSRVVFNVPDAHTAGVEFEFNAPAGDDWEFGLSGSFIEAEFDSTVADGTGTVLAGLRDGNRLPSVPQFQLSANVTRFFDNPFTGNEGGYLTLSMQNVDNRFTQPSDQEAGAGTFVSGLPFGGATGAEVNTVDLSLDKYTIANVTTGLEFDSFDLQLYVTNIFDENANLSFDRERGGRARLGFRTNQPRTFGLTARYSY